In one Chryseobacterium camelliae genomic region, the following are encoded:
- a CDS encoding hydroxymethylglutaryl-CoA reductase, degradative, with the protein MNHKPVEGFSKLTKQGKIDWLVNEYLEGNSEYQHILNQYWNENADLQKLHDEFSENTISNFYMPYGIAPNFLIDGKLFALPMAVEESSVVAAASKAAKFWIDKGGFKTTIINNEKLGHTHFIFNVEPHKLLHFFNFSLKKKLIEATNDITANMRNRGGGILDIKLVDKTSEMPNYYQLKASFDTVDSMGANFINSCLEQFGKTLKQEVAISEDFTQEEKNSLQIVMNILSNFTPDCIVRAEVSCKIEDLKDDSGISNEEFASKFKQAVMIAEIEPFRATTHNKGIMNGVDAVVIATGNDFRATEACAHAYAARNGKYSSLTHCTTDNGVFRFWIDLPISVGVVGGLTNLHPLVKFSLALLGKPSAQELMSILAVSGLAQNFGALRSLVTTGIQKGHMKMHLLNILNQLGATEEEKQHFVTYFKDKTVSHHEVINEFNRLRGQ; encoded by the coding sequence ATGAATCACAAACCGGTAGAAGGTTTTTCCAAGTTGACAAAACAAGGAAAAATCGATTGGCTAGTTAACGAATACCTTGAAGGAAATTCAGAATATCAACATATATTAAATCAATACTGGAACGAAAATGCTGATTTGCAGAAGCTTCATGATGAGTTTTCTGAAAACACGATTTCCAATTTCTATATGCCTTACGGAATCGCTCCGAACTTTTTAATTGACGGAAAGTTATTTGCGCTTCCGATGGCAGTTGAAGAAAGTTCTGTGGTAGCGGCGGCTTCTAAAGCTGCCAAATTCTGGATTGATAAAGGAGGTTTTAAAACCACTATTATTAATAATGAAAAGCTGGGGCACACTCACTTTATATTTAATGTAGAACCTCACAAACTGCTTCATTTCTTTAATTTCAGCTTAAAGAAAAAATTAATTGAAGCTACCAATGACATCACAGCGAATATGAGGAATCGCGGTGGTGGAATTTTAGATATAAAATTGGTTGATAAAACTTCCGAAATGCCGAATTATTACCAGTTGAAAGCAAGTTTTGATACGGTAGATTCGATGGGAGCGAACTTCATTAATTCTTGTCTGGAACAGTTTGGAAAAACGTTGAAACAGGAAGTGGCGATCAGTGAAGACTTTACACAGGAAGAAAAGAATTCCTTACAGATTGTGATGAATATTTTGTCCAATTTTACCCCGGATTGTATCGTAAGAGCTGAGGTTTCTTGTAAAATTGAAGACTTAAAAGATGACAGCGGAATTTCCAATGAAGAATTTGCATCAAAATTCAAGCAGGCAGTAATGATTGCTGAAATTGAACCTTTCCGTGCGACCACTCACAACAAAGGAATTATGAACGGGGTAGATGCTGTGGTCATTGCAACGGGTAACGACTTCAGAGCAACGGAAGCTTGTGCACACGCTTATGCGGCAAGAAACGGAAAATATTCTTCTTTAACGCATTGCACAACAGACAACGGAGTTTTCAGATTCTGGATCGATCTTCCGATTTCTGTAGGAGTTGTGGGAGGTTTAACGAATCTTCATCCTTTGGTAAAATTCTCTCTGGCTCTTCTTGGAAAACCTTCTGCCCAGGAATTAATGAGTATTTTGGCCGTTTCAGGGCTTGCTCAGAATTTTGGAGCGTTGCGCTCTTTAGTGACAACAGGAATTCAGAAAGGTCATATGAAAATGCACCTGCTGAATATTTTAAATCAATTAGGAGCAACAGAAGAAGAAAAGCAACATTTTGTGACCTATTTTAAAGATAAAACGGTGAGTCATCACGAGGTCATCAATGAGTTTAACAGATTAAGGGGGCAATAA
- the recA gene encoding recombinase RecA — translation MSNADDKKKALALVLEKLDKTYGKGTVMTLGDSSVDNTIEVIPSGSLGLDIALGVGGYPRGRIIEIYGPESSGKTTLTLHAIAEAQKAGGIAAFIDAEHAFDRTYAAKLGIDLENLIISQPDNGEQALEIADNLIRSGAIDIVVIDSVAALTPKAEIEGEMGDSKMGLHARLMSQALRKLTATISRTKCTVIFINQLREKIGVMFGNPETTTGGNALKFYASVRIDIRKASAPIKNGDEAIGSRVKVKIVKNKVAPPFKQAEFDIMYGEGVSKTGEILDQAVEQGIVKKSGSWFSYEETKLGQGRDAVKDVLKDNPELSEELENKIKEEIATKK, via the coding sequence ATGAGCAACGCAGACGATAAAAAGAAAGCACTTGCCTTAGTGCTTGAAAAACTAGATAAAACATACGGAAAAGGAACTGTAATGACTTTAGGAGACAGTTCTGTAGATAATACGATTGAAGTGATTCCTTCAGGATCTTTAGGACTGGACATCGCTCTGGGAGTTGGCGGTTATCCGAGAGGAAGAATCATTGAAATCTATGGTCCGGAATCTTCAGGTAAAACCACGTTAACCCTTCACGCGATTGCAGAAGCTCAAAAAGCAGGAGGAATTGCCGCTTTTATTGATGCTGAACATGCATTCGACAGAACCTATGCTGCTAAATTAGGAATCGACTTAGAAAACTTAATTATTTCTCAGCCTGATAACGGTGAGCAAGCATTAGAAATTGCTGATAATCTTATCCGTTCAGGAGCGATCGATATTGTAGTCATCGACTCTGTAGCCGCTCTTACTCCAAAAGCGGAAATTGAAGGGGAAATGGGAGATTCAAAAATGGGCCTTCATGCAAGATTGATGTCTCAGGCGTTAAGAAAATTAACTGCTACGATTTCAAGAACAAAATGTACGGTAATTTTCATCAACCAGTTGAGAGAAAAAATCGGGGTAATGTTCGGAAACCCAGAAACAACAACCGGTGGTAATGCTTTGAAATTTTACGCTTCAGTAAGAATTGATATCAGAAAAGCCTCTGCTCCAATTAAAAACGGAGACGAAGCGATCGGAAGCCGTGTGAAAGTGAAAATTGTGAAAAACAAAGTAGCTCCACCTTTCAAACAAGCTGAATTCGACATTATGTATGGTGAAGGAGTTTCTAAAACAGGGGAAATCTTGGATCAGGCCGTAGAACAGGGAATTGTAAAGAAAAGCGGTTCTTGGTTCAGCTACGAAGAAACAAAATTAGGACAAGGTCGTGATGCCGTAAAAGATGTATTAAAAGACAATCCTGAACTTTCTGAAGAACTGGAAAATAAAATTAAGGAAGAGATTGCTACTAAAAAGTAG
- a CDS encoding oxygenase MpaB family protein yields MENTILQPRFKESSHFKDFWTKGNGKQLIEFSGAEVSFNDFEKFAPYFYHVDDIGDQVVRDVYLVKKFHEASKEIEHYIRNGVSESDAIPESVRKLFLQTQKIPDWLDYELIKSGAELCMRSNLDSLISLRDYCLIGGYDYAYLNKPLVATEALKKGAVKRLSETLDFWVNVTRYDALEVHKKGYEFAIKTRLIHSYARISIKKHYKNWDTENWGEPINSWDMMATYIGFSLVFLHSLHKLGNTFSEKEEKGIFHLWKYVGYLLGIPERLLPNDKKQATEYFYLWTSVQPPADKDSVLLAHSLLNESLENPILKYQFQRKNLRYLHICCTWFLLDDEVCRRLQIPDVSNKNAFPRTKWLINKIYDKLVSRQARINKGNKDQMKVLSDYLKITHNSNFH; encoded by the coding sequence ATGGAAAACACAATTTTACAACCTCGGTTTAAAGAATCATCACATTTCAAAGATTTTTGGACGAAAGGCAACGGAAAGCAGCTTATTGAATTTTCGGGAGCAGAAGTAAGTTTTAATGATTTTGAAAAATTTGCGCCTTATTTTTATCATGTTGATGACATCGGTGATCAGGTGGTAAGAGATGTTTATCTTGTCAAAAAATTTCATGAAGCTTCTAAAGAAATTGAACACTACATCCGAAACGGAGTTTCTGAAAGCGATGCCATTCCTGAGAGTGTAAGAAAACTTTTTCTTCAAACCCAGAAAATTCCTGACTGGCTTGATTATGAATTAATAAAATCCGGTGCAGAACTCTGTATGAGAAGCAATCTCGATTCTCTGATTTCTTTAAGGGATTATTGCCTGATCGGTGGTTATGATTACGCCTACCTCAACAAACCTTTAGTTGCAACAGAAGCTCTGAAAAAAGGAGCCGTAAAACGTCTTTCCGAAACTTTGGATTTTTGGGTAAATGTTACAAGATATGATGCGTTGGAAGTTCATAAAAAAGGATATGAATTTGCCATAAAAACGCGGTTAATTCATTCTTACGCCAGAATATCCATCAAAAAACATTATAAAAACTGGGATACGGAAAACTGGGGCGAACCGATCAATTCCTGGGATATGATGGCTACCTATATTGGTTTCAGTCTCGTTTTTTTACACAGCCTTCATAAATTAGGGAACACTTTTTCAGAAAAAGAAGAAAAAGGAATTTTCCATCTTTGGAAATATGTTGGGTATTTACTGGGAATCCCTGAAAGGCTACTTCCCAACGATAAAAAGCAGGCTACAGAATATTTTTATTTATGGACTTCTGTTCAGCCTCCTGCCGATAAAGATTCTGTGCTTCTGGCGCATTCTCTACTCAATGAATCGCTGGAAAATCCTATTCTGAAATATCAGTTTCAAAGAAAAAACTTACGTTATCTTCATATTTGCTGCACCTGGTTTCTGCTGGATGACGAAGTATGTAGGAGACTTCAGATTCCTGACGTATCCAACAAAAATGCTTTCCCGAGAACAAAATGGTTAATCAACAAAATCTATGATAAACTCGTAAGCCGGCAAGCCAGAATCAATAAAGGAAATAAAGATCAGATGAAGGTATTGAGTGATTATTTAAAGATTACCCACAATTCAAACTTCCATTAA
- a CDS encoding TIGR03915 family putative DNA repair protein has translation MTTLLYDGSFDGLLTAIFEVFEYRYQDVEIVSRERFHQENIFAEIHEVITQDDKAERVFKKLEHNIGKPGIHELLKVYLSEDPELEMLIFSAVKQSVQHPDENILQNYADQDILKISKICKSVSRERHRMTAFVRFEKMQDGIFFAKIDPDFNVIPLIRKHFKDRYQDQKWMIYDLRRHYGILYDLENCNFFYPEEKLDLNTYHQKFHDEEKNYQTLWQRYFTKTNIVERKNLKLHIQHVPKRYWKYLTEKH, from the coding sequence ATGACCACCCTACTTTATGACGGAAGTTTCGACGGGCTTTTAACTGCGATATTTGAAGTTTTTGAATATCGTTATCAAGATGTGGAAATTGTAAGCAGAGAAAGATTTCATCAGGAAAATATTTTTGCAGAAATCCATGAGGTGATCACACAAGATGATAAAGCGGAAAGAGTTTTCAAGAAATTAGAGCACAATATCGGAAAACCGGGAATTCATGAATTGCTGAAGGTCTATTTATCAGAAGACCCTGAACTTGAAATGCTTATTTTTTCTGCGGTAAAGCAATCTGTACAACATCCTGATGAAAACATTTTACAAAACTATGCTGATCAGGATATTTTAAAGATCTCAAAAATCTGTAAATCCGTTAGTCGTGAAAGACATAGAATGACTGCTTTTGTCCGTTTTGAAAAAATGCAGGATGGTATTTTCTTTGCCAAGATCGATCCGGATTTTAATGTTATTCCTTTGATCCGAAAACATTTCAAAGACCGTTATCAGGATCAGAAATGGATGATTTATGATCTTCGAAGACATTATGGAATTTTATATGACCTGGAAAACTGTAATTTCTTTTATCCTGAAGAGAAATTAGATTTAAACACTTATCATCAAAAGTTCCACGATGAGGAAAAAAATTATCAGACGCTTTGGCAACGTTATTTTACAAAGACCAATATTGTGGAAAGAAAAAATTTGAAACTGCACATCCAGCATGTTCCTAAACGCTACTGGAAATATCTCACTGAAAAGCATTAG
- the gap gene encoding type I glyceraldehyde-3-phosphate dehydrogenase, translating to MSTIKVGINGFGRIGRLVFRAMTERDNIEVVGINDLIDATYMAYMLKYDSVHGIFPGEVSVEGNDLVVNGKRIRVTAERDPSNLKWNEIGADYVVESTGLFLDKESAAKHIAAGAKKVILSAPSKDDTPMFVMGVNHTELTDDVKILSNASCTTNCLAPLAKVIHDNFGIVEGLMTTVHATTATQKTVDGPSMKDWRGGRAALNNIIPSSTGAAKAVGKVIPSLNGKLTGMSFRVPTVDVSVVDLTVRIEKAASYEEICSVIKAASEGELKGILGYTEDAVVSQDFVGDKRTSIFDKDAGIMLSPNFVKLVSWYDNEMGYSNKLVDMLIHAASLSN from the coding sequence ATGTCAACAATCAAAGTAGGTATCAACGGTTTTGGTAGAATCGGTCGTCTTGTTTTCAGAGCAATGACTGAAAGAGACAACATCGAAGTAGTGGGAATCAATGACCTTATCGATGCTACATACATGGCTTACATGTTAAAATATGATTCTGTACACGGGATTTTCCCGGGTGAAGTTTCTGTAGAAGGGAACGACCTTGTTGTAAACGGAAAAAGAATCAGAGTAACTGCTGAAAGAGACCCTAGTAACCTAAAGTGGAACGAAATCGGTGCTGATTATGTAGTAGAATCTACAGGTTTATTTCTAGATAAAGAAAGCGCTGCAAAACATATTGCTGCAGGGGCTAAGAAAGTAATCCTTTCTGCTCCTTCTAAAGATGATACGCCAATGTTCGTAATGGGTGTAAACCACACTGAGCTTACTGACGATGTAAAAATCTTATCAAACGCTTCTTGTACAACGAACTGTTTAGCTCCTTTGGCTAAAGTAATCCACGATAACTTCGGAATCGTAGAAGGTTTGATGACAACGGTACACGCTACAACGGCAACTCAGAAAACTGTTGACGGTCCTTCAATGAAAGACTGGAGAGGTGGTAGAGCTGCTTTAAATAATATTATTCCTTCTTCTACAGGTGCTGCAAAAGCGGTAGGAAAAGTAATCCCTTCTTTGAACGGAAAATTAACGGGTATGTCTTTCAGAGTACCAACTGTTGACGTTTCTGTAGTAGATTTAACGGTAAGAATTGAAAAGGCTGCTTCTTATGAAGAGATCTGTTCAGTAATCAAAGCTGCTTCTGAAGGTGAGTTGAAAGGTATTCTTGGATACACTGAAGATGCTGTAGTTTCTCAGGATTTCGTAGGAGATAAGAGAACATCCATCTTCGATAAAGATGCAGGTATCATGCTTTCTCCTAACTTCGTAAAACTTGTTTCTTGGTATGACAACGAAATGGGGTATTCTAACAAGTTAGTTGATATGCTAATCCACGCTGCTTCTTTATCTAACTAA
- a CDS encoding putative DNA modification/repair radical SAM protein yields the protein MNFDRLKEKLEILADAAKYDVSCSSSGGTRKSKKGALGDSSASGICHTYTEDGRCVSLLKILLTNHCIYDCAYCVSRSSNDIKRAAFTVEEVVDLTINFYRRNYIEGLFLSSGIFKNADTTMERLVRVAKKLRLEENFNGYIHLKSIPGASDELMQEAALYADRLSINLEIPTESGLKLLAPEKNRQDMLNPMKYIQNGIAQYKDEKKIFRKTPKFAPAGQSTQMIVGATNENDLQIIKVADHFYKNFSLKRVYYSGYVPVLEDKRLPSLTTEVPMLRENRLYQSDWLMRFYGFKAEEILDPTMPFLDLEIDPKLSWALRHLDQFPVNLQTADYQMILRIPGIGVKTAQKIVSARRFQVLNMDHLKKLGAAVNRAKYFIDFNAGNAFLRYLTDKNLRKLLIGGSSSKFQNQFSQQLTLF from the coding sequence ATGAATTTTGACCGCCTGAAAGAAAAACTCGAAATCCTTGCCGATGCAGCGAAATATGACGTTTCCTGCTCATCAAGCGGAGGAACGAGAAAGAGCAAAAAAGGCGCTTTAGGAGACAGTTCCGCAAGCGGGATTTGCCATACCTATACCGAAGACGGGCGGTGTGTTTCGTTGCTTAAAATTCTTTTGACCAATCATTGTATTTATGATTGCGCGTACTGTGTGTCCAGAAGTTCCAATGATATTAAAAGAGCTGCTTTTACGGTTGAGGAAGTGGTTGATTTAACCATTAATTTCTACCGGAGAAATTATATTGAAGGTCTGTTTTTAAGTTCAGGAATTTTCAAAAATGCAGACACCACAATGGAACGTTTGGTTCGTGTGGCGAAAAAACTACGTCTGGAAGAAAATTTTAACGGATATATTCATTTAAAATCGATTCCTGGAGCAAGTGATGAACTGATGCAGGAAGCCGCTTTGTATGCCGACCGATTATCCATCAATCTTGAAATTCCTACGGAGAGCGGGTTAAAATTACTGGCTCCTGAGAAAAACCGGCAGGATATGCTGAATCCTATGAAATACATTCAAAATGGAATTGCACAGTATAAAGACGAAAAGAAAATTTTCAGAAAAACACCCAAATTTGCTCCGGCTGGTCAATCCACTCAAATGATTGTAGGAGCAACCAATGAAAACGATTTACAAATAATCAAGGTTGCCGACCATTTTTATAAAAATTTTAGCTTAAAAAGGGTGTATTACTCCGGTTATGTTCCGGTTTTAGAGGATAAAAGGCTACCTTCTTTAACGACAGAAGTTCCGATGCTCCGTGAAAACCGTTTGTATCAATCCGATTGGCTGATGCGTTTTTATGGTTTTAAAGCTGAAGAAATTTTAGATCCTACTATGCCGTTTCTTGATTTGGAAATCGATCCCAAATTAAGCTGGGCTTTACGACATCTTGATCAATTTCCTGTTAATCTGCAAACCGCAGATTATCAAATGATTTTAAGAATTCCGGGAATTGGTGTAAAAACAGCACAAAAGATTGTGAGTGCAAGACGATTTCAGGTATTGAATATGGATCATTTGAAAAAATTGGGAGCCGCTGTAAACCGGGCAAAATATTTTATTGACTTTAATGCCGGAAATGCTTTTTTAAGATATTTAACCGATAAAAACCTCAGAAAATTATTGATTGGCGGAAGTTCTTCAAAGTTTCAGAACCAGTTTTCACAGCAATTAACATTATTTTAA
- the pfkA gene encoding 6-phosphofructokinase codes for MKESAVKKIAVLTSGGDAPGMNAALRAVVRTANYYNIECYGVREGYNGLINDDFLKMGPRSVKNIINQGGTILKSARSMEFKTKEGRQKAYDNCVKHGVDALVCIGGDGTFTGAKIFNEEFGIRVIGVPGTIDNDIFGTDNTIGYDTALNTAMEAIDKIRDTATSHNRVFFVEVMGRDAGFIALNSGLAAGALDILIPERKDSIDELFVNFRNAEKTGKSSSIVVVAEGEKLANIYELAEKTKQEFPDYDIRVAILGHIQRGGSPSCADRVLASRLGYGAVTGLMEGQTNVMAGMRSNDLVYTPIEEAIKKHNEINKDLLLISEILAI; via the coding sequence ATGAAAGAGAGTGCTGTAAAAAAAATTGCAGTTCTTACTTCTGGAGGAGATGCTCCGGGTATGAATGCAGCATTAAGGGCGGTAGTAAGAACCGCAAACTACTATAATATTGAATGTTACGGAGTAAGAGAAGGCTATAATGGTTTGATCAACGATGATTTCCTGAAAATGGGACCCCGTTCCGTAAAAAATATAATCAATCAGGGCGGAACCATTCTGAAGTCTGCCCGCTCCATGGAATTTAAAACAAAGGAAGGCCGTCAAAAAGCTTATGACAACTGTGTAAAACATGGTGTTGATGCATTGGTATGTATCGGAGGAGACGGAACTTTTACGGGAGCAAAAATCTTTAATGAAGAATTCGGAATCAGAGTAATCGGTGTTCCGGGAACAATCGATAATGATATTTTTGGAACTGACAATACGATTGGTTACGATACTGCTTTAAATACTGCGATGGAAGCCATCGATAAAATCCGTGATACAGCAACTTCTCACAACAGGGTTTTCTTTGTGGAAGTAATGGGTCGTGATGCTGGGTTTATTGCCTTAAACAGCGGATTGGCAGCCGGAGCTTTGGATATTTTAATTCCTGAGAGAAAAGACAGTATCGATGAGCTTTTTGTCAACTTCAGAAATGCCGAGAAAACAGGAAAATCTTCAAGTATTGTTGTGGTAGCCGAAGGTGAGAAACTAGCCAATATCTACGAATTGGCAGAAAAAACGAAACAGGAATTCCCTGATTATGATATCCGTGTTGCTATTCTTGGTCATATCCAGAGAGGAGGTTCTCCAAGCTGTGCAGACAGAGTGTTGGCTAGCAGATTGGGTTATGGAGCCGTAACCGGATTAATGGAAGGACAAACCAATGTAATGGCAGGAATGCGTTCCAACGATTTGGTATATACGCCGATTGAGGAAGCCATTAAAAAACATAATGAAATCAATAAAGATCTTTTACTGATTTCAGAAATTTTAGCAATCTAA